The following nucleotide sequence is from Hylaeus volcanicus isolate JK05 chromosome 3, UHH_iyHylVolc1.0_haploid, whole genome shotgun sequence.
CGAAAAAGCGACTCGCAAACGTTTATGCGACATGTTCGCTTACACGTGTTCTActattatcttatttttaacgaaacgctACACGCGCGTTTCAAATTCGATCGTATTTATCTGAAATCGTGCGATTACAGTATTCCGGGAAGCGGTTCTTCCGTTACCAAATCAACGCTACCAAATTCATAactctattttaaatataattcgcgtaattgcaaattatttcaatgttttccaACTACACACTTAAAAAAaccattatatgtatattttggGTTTTCAGGTTTCCCTACTTTTAGTTGAAAAGTTAGCAAACATTCTCCGCTAGTTTGACGCTCTTCTGGACTAATCGATAAAGGTAAAGGAAGCGCGAAAAACACTGACAGGAACAAGAAGATGGGCAACTCTCGACGAACAGAAAACTTTCGTAGAAATACGTGGatttattgaaacatttacattCTCGTTTGCTCGCGTCGTTTCTCCTGGCTCTGTTTAACGACAGAAACCCTTCGCACTCGCGTGTGTTCTCGCCCGCACGtatctatgtatgtatgtacaatcCAGCCACAGAACGACCGATCGCTATGAGAACGACATGATTCGATGAACGTTTCCTTTACTGGTCTGAAACGaccattgaaaaatttattcgtagcTGCGATTTGAAGTAGACGAAGTAGAAGATTGTGTATTCGTGTACTTGGGCCGACACGTTCGTAGCCCACCGAGGCTAGATTCGCGCTATAGATCGAGCATCCATCGAAACGCGTTTAAAATTCGATCGCCAGACGAAATAGCGACGGTCACAGTTTGCGAACGCGTTTAGGTAAAACCCTTCGAAAGATCATTCGACGGATAGCGCGAATCTGCCTTTACAAGGCTGGGGTCCGTCGTGAACGAGCAGAGAAATGTCAAAATGCACAGGAACAATGAAAGCGTGAACATGACGACGAGATTTCGTGACTTGGAGATTTTAATTCCttgcgtgcgcgcgcgcgcgctcacATCTCATCGCTCCTTCCCCGTTTTTTCTTTAGATAGATCGATCGATCTTTGAACGTTTGAAAGAGAACGAGGAACGAACGTTTGTCGTCGGTAGCGTTGCCGTACGCGAACGGAACAgcgtgaaaattaaacgacgtACGGAGCGAATGCGAACAACGAAATCTATAAACTTTGGTACCCGACGATTTACAACGATCAGTGATGTTCCGCGATGCACGCTGCTCCCTGGCTTCGTCTCTTTATTTACAGGGCGTTTCTTCAGAGGGGCGTGTATCGAAAGCAACCCTCCGGAACACGGGCTAGAACAACTTTTCGGGATGCTCCATCTACGGAAGAGCTGCTTTTGAAACGCGCGGTATTTACAATGTTCTCTTCCAACACACTCTTTTCTCTCTTCCACTCACTCGCTTctacacacacacgcacgcacgcacgcactctttctctctcgctctttcgATCACTTGCACTCATGTATTCACTCTCTGtatccatatatatatatatatataatttgtatattccTAACATAATGTATCGTTAAAGactccatttatttatatatacctCTCTGtaacatatataatattgtacaatCATACGCGTTTACGTTGTGCGGCTATCTACACGTATCATACAAAAACACTGGACGTGTCCTGCGCGACgctttcaacaaaatttttacgatttttctgTTGCGTGTTGATGTGTGTGTATATGCGTGTATGttcgtatttgtatttgtatctgTTTGGaagtattcgaatacaatGCACGTACGAATGCGCGCCTCTACACGGGAATATAGACGTCTTTGCAAGCCTACGTTCATTAATTTAGACTTATTCTCACGGGTTATCACATTTTTCGTTCTCCGCCGATCACTTTTCCCTCCTTCTTAATCTCTCGCTAATTATCGAGGCACGAAGTTGGATCCTAGATCCTCTCGTCACGGAGAGAAACCAAGTTTCATCGTGCGTGACAACTCGGAAGGGTCGCAATTATATATCGCGAAGACTGCGTCGCGTTACAAGTCGGAAGTTGCAATGTTCGTTAAATCGTTTAGACGGAAAATTTGTAACCTCGTCAATTCCTTCCCAACTAGCAACAACTATATATCCATTTCAAACAGAAAGTTAAGAGTTTCTTTCCAGAAAAGGAACAACAGACATTGTTTCATCGTTAAATAGAAGCTATCCTTTAGACCATGATCGTCCATGATACCAGATTGTCAAATCATAACGAACCCTCCGGTAAAAACGCGCATACACAGTTGCAGAACGATAATCACAATAGGCGAAAACAAAGatcgagagcgagagcgagagcgagagagagagagagagagagagagagagagagagagagagagagagagagagagatcaaCGACCGGTGAAAGAAACGTGTGTCATCAAAGGAATAGATAATCCAACCGAGACTTTTACTATCGTATTCTAGTATCAATCTGTGCGTCGATAAACACTCGTCTAGCGATTGTTGAAGATGCTCATTGTCTCGAAGAAATACACACACAGTATTCACACACACAGAGTCAGAAATAATTCCAATAATCGTGAAAGAGTGTTCGATAAGTTGAAAGTCATGGAATTCGAAAAATCGGATCATCGATAGTCGATAACAAACTAAATAACGGGAAAAATGACTTTGATAAAGTCAACGCGAGCGTGGTCTGTCGTGATTCAatcgagaaacgaataaaattagacTCGTCTCGTTCAAGGGTGATCTTGTACGAACGCTATCGACACTTCCAACAACTCGTCAACGCAGTCTCGCGACAACCGAACCATCGCTACGGATCAAAAAGGAAAGAACAAGTATTTTGTTCGCGCTTCGAAATTTCGAGAAGCTTTCTCCCTTGGTTCACCAAACTTCCTCCCGTCGAAGAAGGAAATTGCACTCGTGTATTGCGAAAGAAAGGAATCGTCGTTCGGCTCGTCAACGACGCGTTTCGTCGTCAAAAGGAACGAAATAGACTCCGAGGTGAACCGCGCTAAAAAGAATCGCCTCGTGCATCGTTGTCGCGTATCACAGAAAACCGACGCGTTTCGACGCGCCGCGACGAACCGGCCGCGCCAGTCGGAAATCGTACAGAACGTGAATCAATGGCGCGTCTCGAGCGGGTTAAGAGTCGCGATTAtctcttttctattttcttcctcTGAATTGGAATCGTATATACGCGCGGCCGTGAGTCATACGCTTAGAGTGGCGCTCGATCGACGCGCGGCGCGGCGTCTCGATAATTCTGTTAAAGCATCGCGTTCGAGTAAGTGGACGCGATTATCGAGAGATTAGAGCGTCGATGAAAGTCGATCTTGGCTCTCGAAATCTGCGCACGCTTACgacgaaaataaagtttcgGCCCGATCTTTTGAATCCGTGAATATAACCGATCTATACGTATCATCGAAACCGTTTGaatgtttgaaagaaaattaagcTCGACTCACGGCTGCCGCGGAGAACAGGGCTTATAAACGATCGGTTCGTTGGGATAAAAACAAACTGAATCGAATAAACACCTGCCCGACTCGCGCCGTCGCTTCTAATCAGGCCAATTGACAATCTCCGTCGCGACACCCCAAAGTCCCTCCGCGCACCCTTCGCCTCGATAGACCCCCAACAATGATCCAACACTCGCGAGCACGTTCAGGCGCGTCCTCGTACCTCGGAGTCCAGGCTCGTTGCGATGGCTCACGCGAGCtcctcttcgtcgtcgtcgtcgtcgtcgtcctcttcctcctcggCGTAATCACCGCCGTGCACGACGGCAACGGGCCAGCACGGATCGGGTTCGTTTTCCTCGCAACGTCGTCGACGCCGCTGATCGACCATGGACGGTCGCAGCGACGCCGACGGCGACGCCGGGGACAcggacgcgacgccgacgggtTGCGAGGATGCCGCGACGGGCAACGAGGAAGAGCTGGACGACGAGGAAGAAGACAAAGAGGACGAGGGAAGAGCAGCGTTAGCGTTGGCTCTGCTCGGGGGTATGTTCGCTGCGGCGTTAGCGGCATAGGCCGCGGCTGCAGCGACTCAGGCCAAGGCGTAGGGGTGGGTAGCGTGGTGTCACAAACCCGGTGCAGCGGTGGCGACGGAGGGCGGCGGGGGTGCGCTACTGCTGGCGACGCTGGTCGCGTGATGATACAACGGACTTTGGTAATACTCCTGATGGTGGTGGTTGGTCATGTTGTGCATGGGTCCGCCAAGATTCGAGCCCGCGTGCATCCCGTtgtgatgatgatgatgagtGGGTGGCGCGGAATGCGCGTGAGGATGATGCGAAGTGTCGAAGTTTGCGTAGCTCTGGTGCAGCTGTTCGTACATCTTCATCTCGGGTGGTTTCGTGTCTTGGGCGCCCGGCGACGTGCCCGCCGTGGCACCCGGAAGTAACCTGGTGATGCTGAAAGGATGACTGGCAGCGGTATACGGTGGTTCCTGTTTCAGGCTGCCCGTCATTCCGTGATGAAGGGCCGCGGGATCGGAGATCAAGTGGGGATGAAGACTTCGGCTGACCATGGCGGTAAGTTCGTCGTGCGCTGCGCCCAAGTCCGGTCCTAGCAAGCCGCCTATGTCCGTCGCGTCGCTTTTCAAAGCGGCGTGGTGTTGGTGCAAGCTGGCCGcgtgatgatgatgatgagaGACCAACGAGTGCAGGTCCTTGTCGTCTTGTTGCTGAGCCCCGTGATGCAGAGACGGCGGGGTCTTTTTACCTCCATGAGTCAAGTCGTGCGACGTTGGACTGTTGTGTCTGCCGGCTGCGGGCGTCGGCAGTGCGGCCGCGGCGCTACCGTGATGTTGCTGATGCTGCTGATGCTTGTTCGTCTGCCTGGTGAGCTCCTTCTTCTCGTCCTTGAACCTCTTCTGTCGACGCAGGTAACATCCGTTTTCGAACATGTTTCCGCTCTCGGGATGAAGGGTCCAGAACGAGCCCTTTCCCGGCTTGTCGGGGGTACGAGGAACCTTGACGAAGCAGTCGTTGAAGCTTAGCGAATGTCTGATGGAATTCTGCCAACGTTGCTGATTCTGTCGGTAGAATGGGAACAGATCCATGATGAACTGATAAATTTCGGAGAGCGTCAACATTTTGGTGGGCGCGTTTTGTATCGCCATGGTGATCAAGCTGATGTACGAGTAGGGTGGTTTCGCGTGCGTGTAGCTTCTACGATAGGATTTATCGGTTCGAGCACGTTGGAGCGCGGAATTCGGCGAATCTGGCTCCGACAACGAAAGAGGATCCCTGCTGACCCCTGTTCCCCCACCTGGCGTCAACGGACCGTATCCGACGGTACTCATGCAGGAACCTGTGCCGGCCATGGAATGGCCCCCGTAACCTCCCATTCCACCGCCGCCCATCGAGGCCATTCCCATGGCTGAGCTCATGGTACTCATGTTGAAACCACCGGCGCCCTGTGGACTGCAACTCGGTCCTACTCCAACGCCCATCGACACGCAGCCCATCGAATTTATCGAGCTGTAAGTCGGCGCTATGCTGCCCATCGTGGACATCGCAGCGCTGGTCATTGCGCCGCCGAGGCTACCAGCGTTGCCGGCGTACAGCTTGTGAGGCTGAAGCATGGTCATAGAGCTCACCGGTGCCGGAGTGGCGGGCTGTTGTCTCACTGTCAAACGGGAATCATGAAAACCACGAAACCACGGCTGCTGGTAGTGCGACGCTCCCTTAATCTTCTCCTCGTGTTCGGGAACCCTATCACCTGCCCCCGCACTCTCGACTCTCACTAATCCTAGCACAGATACCTCGCGGTTACCAACTCAACCTGCACTTTTTCTGtcactctttctctctctctctttctctatttctctatttctctctctctctttctatctctatctctatctctatctccCACGGAATGGGACTTGCGAGCTCGGTCCTCGCCAGAAACCACCAAACTTCACCACGGTTCGGTACCACGTATCCCGGGGTATGCACAAACTCCGTCGCGCACTGAATCCCTTCGTCGCACCTCTTCTTTCGGTTGCGTGTCCCCGAAACAATCCACTCGTACGAATACACTGGTTGATCGTTGTTTCaacaacgcaacgcaacgcaacggtACGAAACGCGACTAGACTACACGAAAACGGAATCGACGACGCGGCGCTGGTCGCGCGGCCACCAATGGCCTGAACACACAAGAGCGGCGCGGTCGGTTGTTTGAGCGGGGCCTGTTTGAGCCGCCTCACCTCCACTCTCCCTCATTCACCAGTCTGTCTTTCTGTGTGCCGTGTGGATGGAGGCCGGTTAGCGAGTGTACTCCGCTACTCTTGAGTCTCCCGATCTTGTTCAAACACGTCCCACTACCTGCCGGTTCCGCCGCGCCTGTTTCTGCCCTGCTGGCCAATCCGCTGCCAACTGATCCCTCCGTTTTGC
It contains:
- the LOC128873128 gene encoding silk gland factor 1-like gives rise to the protein MTMLQPHKLYAGNAGSLGGAMTSAAMSTMGSIAPTYSSINSMGCVSMGVGVGPSCSPQGAGGFNMSTMSSAMGMASMGGGGMGGYGGHSMAGTGSCMSTVGYGPLTPGGGTGVSRDPLSLSEPDSPNSALQRARTDKSYRRSYTHAKPPYSYISLITMAIQNAPTKMLTLSEIYQFIMDLFPFYRQNQQRWQNSIRHSLSFNDCFVKVPRTPDKPGKGSFWTLHPESGNMFENGCYLRRQKRFKDEKKELTRQTNKHQQHQQHHGSAAAALPTPAAGRHNSPTSHDLTHGGKKTPPSLHHGAQQQDDKDLHSLVSHHHHHAASLHQHHAALKSDATDIGGLLGPDLGAAHDELTAMVSRSLHPHLISDPAALHHGMTGSLKQEPPYTAASHPFSITRLLPGATAGTSPGAQDTKPPEMKMYEQLHQSYANFDTSHHPHAHSAPPTHHHHHNGMHAGSNLGGPMHNMTNHHHQEYYQSPLYHHATSVASSSAPPPPSVATAAPGL